The following are from one region of the Fusarium keratoplasticum isolate Fu6.1 chromosome 4, whole genome shotgun sequence genome:
- a CDS encoding E3 ubiquitin ligase complex SCF subunit → MSDSAPSQKVWLVSNDNAKIEVDRTVVERSMLLKNMLEDLGDVVISVENPIPIPNVNEAVLRKVIEWCDHHRGDPPQAADDESDARKKTTDIEEWDQKFMQVDQEMLFEIILASNYLDIKPLLDVGCKTVANMIKGKSPEEIRKTFNITNDFTPEEEEQIRRENEWAEDR, encoded by the exons ATGTCTGACTCTGCCCCCTCCCAGAAGGTCTGGCTGGTCTCCAACGACAACGCCAAAATCGAAGTCG ATCGCACCGTTGTTGAGCGCTCAATGCTGCTGAAGAACatgcttgaggatcttggtgatgtcgttATCAGTGTGGAGAACCCCATCCCCATTCCCAAC GTCAACGAAGCCGTCCTCCGCAAGGTGATCGAGTGGTGCGACCACCACCGTGGCGACCCTCCTCAAGCTGCCGATGACGAGTCCGACGCCCGCAAGAAGACCACTGATATTGAGGAGTGGGACCAGAAGTTCATGCAGGTCGACCAAGAGATGCTTTTTGAGATCATCCTG GCCTCCAACTACCTCGATATCAAGccccttcttgatgttggctgCAAGACTGTCGCCAACATGATTAAGGGCAAGTCTCCCGAGGAGATCCGAAAGACattcaacatcaccaacgacTTCACCcccgaagaggaggagcagatccGCCGCGAGAACGAGTGGGCCGAGGACCGTTGA
- a CDS encoding Eukaryotic peptide chain release factor subunit 1, translating into MSDAQANEAEKNIEIWKVKKLIKRLEAARGNGTSMISLIIPPKDQVSRAAKMLAEEYGTASNIKSRVNRQSVLSAITSTQQRLKLYNKVPPNGLVVYCGEILTSEGKERKVNIDFEPFKPINTSLYLCDNKFHTEALAELLESDQKFGFIIMDGNGALFGTLSGNTREVVHKFSVDLPKKHGRGGQSALRFARLREEKRHNYVRKVAELAVQNFITADKVNVAGIILAGSADFKNDLNASDMFDNRLQSKVIKVVDVSYGGENGFNQAIELSSETLGNVKFIQEKKLIGKYFEEISQDTGKVCYGIDDTLKALELGAVETLIVFENLEITRWVLKDSNGSEIILHTTKQQEQASRDKFLDKETGQEMDIVSQDSFLEWIAEHYKDFGTTLEFVSDRSTEGNQFVKGFGGIGGLLRYKVNFEQLADLSDDDEYYDD; encoded by the exons ATGAGTGACGCTCAGGCgaacgaggccgagaagaac ATTGAGATCTGgaaggtcaagaagctcatcaagcgCCTCGAGGCCGCCAGAGGAAATGGAACCTCCATGATTTCCCTCATCATCC CTCCCAAGGATCAGGTTTCTCGGGCAGCCAAGATGTTGGCTGAAGAATAC GGTACCGCCTCCAACATCAAGTCCCGTGTCAACCGACAGTCCGTCCTGTCCGCCATTACCTCGACCCAGCAGCGTCTCAAGCTGTATAACAAGGTCCCCCCGAACGGCCTAGTCGTCTACTGTGGTGAAATCTTGACGTCCGAAGGCAAGGAGCGAAAGGTCAACATCGATTTCGagcccttcaagcccatcaacaCCTCTCTCTACCTGTGCGACAACAAGTTCCATACCGAGGCCCTGGCCGAGCTGCTCGAGTCTGACCAGAAGttcggcttcatcatcatggacggTAACGGTGCCCTCTTTGGTACCCTCAGCGGAAACACCCGTGAGGTCGTCCACAAGTTCTCTGTCGATCTTCCCAAGAAGCACGGCCGTGGTGGTCAGTCCGCCCTGCGTTTCGCCCGTCTGCGAGAGGAGAAGCGTCACAACTACGTCCGCAAGGTCGCCGAGTTGGCTGTCCAGAACTTCATTACTGCTGACAAGGTCAACGTCGCTGGTATCATCCTCGCTGGTTCCGCCGATTTCAAGAACGACCTCAACGCCTCCGACATGTTCGACAACCGTCTGCAgtccaaggtcatcaaggttGTCGATGTTTCCTACGGTGGTGAGAACGGCTTCAACCAGGCCATTGAGCTGTCGTCCGAGACCCTCGGCAACGTCAAGTTCatccaggagaagaagctcatcgGAAAGTACTTTGAGGAGATTAGCCAGGACACCGGCAAGGTCTGCTACGGTATTGATGACACCCTGAAGGCTCTTGAGCTCGGTGCTGTCGAGACTCTCATCGTCTTTGAGAACCTCGAGATCACCCGCTGGGTTCTCAAGGACAGCAACGGCAGCGAGATCATCCTCCACACCaccaagcagcaggagcaggcCAGCCGCGACAagttcctcgacaaggagacTGGCCAGGAGATGGACATTGTCTCTCAGGATTCGTTCCTCGAATGGATTGCTGAGCACTACAAGGACTTTGGTACGACGCTCGAATTCGTTTCTGACCGATCCACCGAGGGCAACCAGTTCGTCAAGGGCTTCGGTGGCATTGGCGGCCTTCTCCGCTACAAGGTCAACTTTGAGCAGCTGGCTGACctgagcgacgacgacgagtaCTACGACG ATTGA
- a CDS encoding ADP-ribosylation factor-like protein 1 — MGNSVSWLSGLLWAKKEIRILILGLDNAGKTTLLYRLKVGEVVTTIPTIGFNVESVTYKNLNFNVWDLGGQTSIRPYWRCYYANTAAVIFVVDSTDIERLQTASEELSAMLNEEELKDAALLVFANKQDQPGAKGAGEISEALRLGELRDRNWSIMACSAVDGSGVNEGMDWLVQTVNQD; from the exons atgggTAACTCAGTATCATGGCTGTCGGGCCTGCTGTGGGCAAAGAAGGAGATTAGGATATTGATTCTGGGTCTG GATAACGCGGGCAAGACAACTCTGCTCTACCGGTTGAAG GTTGGCGAGGTCGTCACCACGATACCCACCATCGGCTTCAACGTCGAATCCGTCACCTACAAGAATCTTAATTTCAACGTCTGG GATCTCGGCGGTCAAACAAGCATCCGACCATACTGGCGGTGCTACTACGCCAACACGGCGGCCGTCATCTTCGTGGTGGACTCTACCGATATCGAGCGATTACAGACGGCGTCGGAAGAGCTCTCAGCCATGCTaaacgaggaggagctcaaggacgcGGCGCTCCTGGTGTTTGCCAACAAGCAGGACCAGCCCGGAGCCAAGGGCGCGGGCGAGATCTCGGAGGCGCTGCGTCTGGGCGAGCTGCGCGACCGCAACTGGAGCATCATGGCGTGCTCGGCGGTCGACGGCAGCGGTGTGAACGAGGGCATGGATTGGCTTGTG CAAACCGTCAACCAAGACTAA
- a CDS encoding Mannosyltransferase has translation MWRRTYLILVLIRLWFALSPSYLHPDENFQGPEVIAGQIFSYPVRHTWEFTSENPIRSVFPLWPVYGLPMLLLRWLWIGNGQDGEIPPIAVFWTLRVLMFLISFVLEDWALHELIQSPRHRRVAVLLVASSYVTWTYQTHTFSNSIETLVVAWSLVLIQRLADPRQRSCVLSATVLGIVGVFGVFNRITFPAFLFIPGFRLIPVFWKRPGSLVCLILAAAVTTVIAIGLDTAFYLPSPITWTDLIHKPVITPLNNFKYNSATENLAQHGLHPWYQHLVANLPLLLGPAAALLIFKPAFSLRLYSAISGLVVLSAFQHQEARFLLPTVPLFLSSIHMPRNQTLFRLWTSAWIIFNLFLGVMMGIYHQGGVVPGQVFLSQQPDATQAIWWKTYTPPVWLLNGKNEVLTTRDVMGLKGDLLLEQLYQLATCDTPADRRNQEYLKEKNGTYLMAPASATWLDSYLPNKGLEGLRFREVWRYRQHLNLDDLDFEEDGVWGTLARVIGRRGLVAWRVTKSCPH, from the exons ATGTGGCGGCGGACATATCTCATTCTGGTTCTCATCCGGCTGTGGTTTGCATTGTCACCCAGCTATCTACACCCCGACGAGAACTTCCAAGGCCCCGAGGTCATAGCCG GACAGATCTTTAGTTACCCTGTGCGCCATACCTGGGAATTTACGAGCGAGAACCCGATCCGAAGCGTCTTTCCATTATGGCCTGTCTACGGTCTCCCGATGCTCCTCCTGCGGTGGCTATGGATCGGTAATGGACAGGACGGCGAGATACCCCCGATTGCCGTTTTCTGGACCCTGCGCGTCCTCATGTTCTTGATCAGCTTCGTGCTCGAGGACTGGGCGCTACATGAATTGATTCAGTCGCCGAGGCATCGCCGGGTCGCCGTTCTCCTGGTTGCCTCGTCCTACGTGACGTGGACCTACCAGACGCACACGTTTTCCAACTCTATTGAAACATTGGTAGTCGCGTGGAGTCTGGTCTTGATCCAGCGACTCGCTGATCCACGG CAACGGTCATGCGTCCTATCCGCCACTGTTCTCGGAATAGTAGGTGTGTTTGGCGTCTTCAACCGAATTACCTTTCCGGCCTTCCTTTTTATTCCCGGGTTTCGCCTGATTCCCGTCTTCTGGAAGAG GCCTGGATCTCTTGTGTGCTTGATTTTGGCTGCGGCTGTGACGACAGTGATTGCCATCGGGTTGGATACTGCATTCTATCTGCCTAGTCCTATCACATGGACCGACTTGATCCACAAGCCCGTAATCACACCCCTCAACAACTTCAAGTACAACTCGGCCACCGAGAATCTGGCTCAGCATGGCCTTCACCCCTGGTACCAGCATCTGGTCGCAAACCTGCCTTTGCTGCTGGGTCCAGCTGCGGCACTTTTGATCTTCAAGCCTGCCTTTTCCCTTCGGCTCTACTCGGCTATTTCTGGACTAGTTGTTCTTTCGGCTTTCCAGCATCAAGAGGCGAGGTTCTTATTGCCGACGGTGCCGCTGTTCCTATCATCGATCCACATGCCCCGGAACCAGACGCTGTTTCGGCTATGGACATCGGCATGGATCATTTTTAACCTGTTCCTCGGAGTAATGATGGGCATCTATCACCAAGGAGGGGTGGTGCCGGGGCAGGTCTTTTTAAGCCAGCAACCAGACGCAACCCAGGCGATCTGGTGGAAGACTTATACCCCACCAGTCTGGCTTCTCAACGGGAAGAACGAGGTCTTGACGACGCGAGACGTCATGGGCCTCAAGGGTGACTTGCTTCTCGAGCAACTATACCAGCTCGCGACCTGTGACACCCCGGCCGATAGGCGGAACCAGGAGTatctgaaggagaagaacggCACGTACCTGATGGCCCCGGCCTCAGCGACGTGGTTAGACTCCTACCTCCCCAACAAGGGACTGGAGGGGCTACGATTTAGGGAGGTTTGGCGTTACCGGCAGCACTTGAACCTGGATGATTTGGACTTTGAGGAAGACGGCGTTTGGGGCACTCTGGCCAGAGTGATTGGGCGGCGGGGTCTCGTCGCATGGAGGGTGACGAAAAGCTGCCCTCACTGA
- a CDS encoding DUF3074 domain-containing protein yields the protein MASHHEPLAAMGPVDWDQVPQDDLKDFLADIFSETQTVIESIPAPATRAAPSGGGRARSKTESAASGPDIQRALSQRQKASAISQAQDLRKEWKEIKVNAKENPLGINVYKLAAKDGRGAWFARRSVHEGLSFDDWKTGLSVEFAETMKIQGSPGSGNIRGIGADKRVEDKNIDDAGRLQVFQLSAQFPGPTAPRDFVTLLLTSETSVKLADGSRPLRQFMIVSKPCDHPESPPRQGIIRGYYESVEVIREVPIDNFASRRSLSSADLLTRDEPRRPSPKPGSEGHGSAPIDDFPTAVEWLMVTRSDPGGSVPRFLIEKGTPPGIVGDAGKFLKWVTAKAMQGFPDPNAVVEPQETELPVLGKEKSATIPNIPTANVDPVDEHPSQDDMMPSSNGLYGMLAGAIGAASSYLPTGLLKTWGTGSDMASTDESTYEAHQIEEEHRDDESDTSSIRSFASALERSVTAENKSPDSITESQSETSRSNPPQTQGDKELKKLEQRRKKLDEKVARLQERRQSKLQGEKEKDAATLAKMREKHEKEVAKQEEKYRREIKKLEEKREVEQRKAEERRRKALEREEKNNLSLELERVRAERDLARRQIELLEGQVGELQAQNTMLVRKLGKMGLVDRSDSTASLKSLKRAGTGIETS from the exons ATGGCGAGCCATCACGAACCGCTCGCGGCCATGGGCCCTGTCGACTGGGACCAGGTGCCCCAAGATGACCTCAAAGATTTCCTCGCCGACATATTTTCCGAAACGCAGACCGTTATCGAATCGATCCCAGCTCCAGCTACGAGAGCTGCCCCAAGTGGCGGAGGGCGGGCGCGCTCAAAGACCGAATCGGCCGCCTCGGGTCCCGATATCCAACGGGCGCTATCGCAACGACAGAAGGCTTCGGCTATCAGTCAGGCCCAGGATCTGCGGAAAGAGTGGAAAGAAATCAAAGTCAACGCCAAGGAGAATCCTCTTGGTATTAATGTCTACAAGCTGGCTGCCAAAGATGGGCGCGGGGCCTGGTTTGCGCGGCGAAGCGTCCACGAGGGCCTGTCGTTCGACGACTGGAAGACAGGTCTCTCTGTCGAATTTGccgagacgatgaagatACAGGGATCACCGGGAAGCGGCAACATCCGTGGTATCGGGGCCGATAAACGtgtcgaggacaagaacatCGATGATGCTGGTAGACTGCAGG TCTTCCAACTTTCTGCCCAGTTCCCGGGTCCGACTGCTCCGCGAGACTTTGTTACTCTGCTCTTAACATCCGAGACCTCCGTTAAGCTTGCTGATGGTTCTCGTCCGCTGAGACAGTTCATGATTGTATCCAAGCCTTGCGATCATCCAGAATCACCTCCCCGCCAGGGCATTATCCGTGGCTACTACGAATCGGTTGAAGTTATCCGCGAGGTTCCCATTGACAACTTTGCTTCCAGGAGATCTTTGTCGTCAGCAGACCTATTGACCCGAGACGAGCCCAGGAGGCCGAGCCCAAAGCCTGGTAGCGAAGGCCATGGTTCAGCACCCATCGACGACTTCCCTACAGCTGTTGAATGGCTCATGGTGACTCGAAGCGACCCCGGTGGCAGCGTACCACGTTtcctcatcgagaagggAACGCCGCCTGGCATCGTTGGCGATGCTGGCAAGTTCCTTAAGTGGGTGACGGCCAAGGCGATGCAAGGCTTTCCAGATCCCAACGCGGTTGTCGAACCACAAGAGACTGAGCTGCCTGTGTTGGGCAAGGAAAAGTCAGCAACTATTCCAAACATTCCTACGGCCAATGTTGACCCCGTTGATGAGCACCCGAGCCAAGATGACATGATGCCGAGTAGTAACGGACTCTACGGCATGTTAGCTGGTGCTATCGGCGCTGCGAGCTCATATCTCCCTACTGGACTGCTCAAGACATGGGGGACCGGATCGGATATGGCCTCCACCGATGAGAGCACCTATGAAGCTCATCAGATCGAGGAAGAGCATCGCGACGATGAAAGTGACACTTCGTCCATTCGAAGCTTTGCATCTGCCCTAGAGAGGAGTGTAACTGCAGAGAACAAGTCCCCTGATAGCATCACCGAGTCGCAATCCGAGACATCCCGTTCGAACCCACCACAGACACAGGGCGACAAGGAGCTTAAGAAGCTCGAGCagcggaggaagaagctAGACGAGAAGGTTGCCCGTCTTCAGGAGCGTCGGCAGAGCAAGCTTCAAGgcgagaaagagaaggacgCCGCCACGCTGGCCAAGATGCGAGAGAAGCATGAAAAGGAGGTAGCTAAGCAAGAGGAGAAGTATCGTcgcgagatcaagaagctcgaagAGAAGCGCGAGGTGGAGCAACGCAAAGCTGAGGAACGCCGACGCAAGGCTCTGGAGCGTGAAGAGAAGAACAACCTCTCCCTCGAGCTTGAACGAGTCCGTGCCGAAAGAGATCTTGCGCGTCGTCAGatcgagctccttgagggtCAGGTCGGCGAACTCCAAGCCCAGAACACGATGCTGGTCCGCAAGCTGGGTAAGATGGGGCTGGTGGACAGGTCCGACTCTACGGCGTCACTCAAGAGTCTCAAGAGAGCCGGCACGGGCATCGAGACATCTTAG
- a CDS encoding Ribosomal protein, with protein sequence MSKITVANVRTQVSELLEYSNETKKRNFLETVELQIGLKNYDPQRDKRFSGTIKLPSIPRPNMAVCILGDQHDIDRAKHGGVDAMSADDLKKLNKNKKLIKKLARKYDAFVASEALIKMIPRLLGPGLSKAGKFPTPVSHSDDLTGKINEVKSTIKFQLKKVLCMGVAVGNVEMTQEQLVGNIMLAINYLVSLLKKGWQNVGSLTIKATMSPPKRLY encoded by the exons ATGTCGAAGATCACAGTCG CTAATGTCCGGACGCAAGTCTCCGAGCTCTTGGAGTACTCcaacgagaccaagaagcgcaaCTTCCTCGAGACCGTCGAGCTCCAGATCGGCCTGAAGAACTATGACCCCCAGCGTGACAAGCGTTTCTCTGGCACCATCAAGCTGCCTTCCATCCCCCGCCCCAACATGGCTGTCTG CATTCTTGGTGACCAGCACGATATCGACCGTGCCAAGCACGGTGGTGTCGATGCCATGTCCGCTGATgacttgaagaagctgaacaagaacaagaagctcatcaagaagctcgcccGCAAGTACGACGCCTTCGTCGCTTCCGAGGCCCTCATCAAGATGATTCCTCGTCTCCTCGGCCCCGGTCTGTCCAAGGCCGGCAAGTTCCCCACCCCCGTCTCCCACTCCGACGACCTCActggcaagatcaacgaGGTCAAGTCCACCATCAAGTTCCAGCTCAAGAAGGTTCTGTGCATGGGTGTCGCCGTCGGCAACGTCGAGATGACCCAGGAGCAGCTCGTTGGCAACATCATGCTCGCCATCAACTACCTCGTCTCTCTCCTGAAGAAGGGCTGGCAGAACGTCGGCAGCCTTACCATCAAGGCTACCATGTCTCCTCCCAAGCGCCTGTACTAA